ATATCTGAAAGAGTTAACTGACAACAATGAGTAATGTAAAACTTAATACCTCGTAATGTTGTCAAAGTACAAAACCCTTCAAATAAGAAGGATCACGCTTCGCTCGTTCTTGAAACTTCTTAAACCATCGATCTAAAATATCCATAGGAACCACAAGTTTACTCCCATCAACACCACAAAATGATTGCATGAAATTAAAGAGATTTTCCCCAACTTTAAGAGCCAAATGTTCAATTCTTTTCTCAGCAACAACATCAAGAGAAGGCAGAGAAGAAAAATCTTCAACAGAAACACCAATTTTGGCAGAAAGAGGAGGAGAATCTGAAGCAGTAAGTTGCATATGAGCACCAGGTTGAGGCCATGAAAGAGAAAATACAGCTGAAGGACGAGAAACAGTAATGGCACCACCAAATACAAAAGGTGAACCAGGAGATTGTATGTAAACAGCTAGGGCTTTATCAGGTGGTAAAGATAAACCATTAAGTAAGAATATACATATCTCTCTGATATCATCATACGCCTCCCCTGCGCAAAATAAGATTATCAGCAATTGAAATTACTCATATAAAATACTAGTAATAATAATCAACCGAACTACTTACCAACGAAAGTGTTCATATCCAGGATCCAATGAAAAGTATCGATTTGGGAGAAAGTCGAGATGTCAATCGGAAAACTTCGATTTGGGAAAACAACTCCGAACATTTTCTTCTGTTTCTTCAAACTCTAAACTGATGAGACTAGATTTTCTAAAGAGACGGGTTGGTGTTTATAAGTGACAGTGTCGGTTTATTTTTGGGTTGTTTTTATGAGTAATTCGTTCGCCGGGATAAAAGAACTTTCTAGTGCCTGCTAGAATTTAGAAGAACTAGGATGCAGGGCCGTCTTACAGTTTTTTTGGTGCTCTGGCCGAAACGTGATATATGGGTTTTTTATGGTGACTAATCACACGTAAAGTTGGAATTTTAGTTAGGAGGGAGACAAATTATGCATTCGGaaaaataatttggatccaattaTGTGTCCGAAGTCCCCTTAATTTTTTTCCGGCTTTTTGCTAGATTTTGATTTGTAAACTTATTACTTTATAAGATAAGCCCTTAAAAACTGgtaattaatttgaaaaattacaATATTAGTGATAATTATAGTTGATACATAAAATTTAGTTACAAttatattgttgtaacaaaatattttcctaacacttataactgttacagttATCTATtagtttaaaataaataaatttgggcCCCCAACAATTTGGGGCTTTAGGCGGCTGCCTTGCTCGCCTTGCCCCTAAAACGGCCCTGCTAGGACGGATTCTGTCAGTTTTTTTTGTACAGTTGTTTTAACACCGGGATGCCATGGGATTGTGGTCTAGCCTGATTTTTTTTATGGGATATCCTTCTCGACATTCCTCGATCAAGAATTAAATTGTCTGAAAAGTTACTCTAGTACCctgtatttttgttttgtttgttgagaACCATCAAGGTTTTCATGCTCTCTTCCTTGGAGGAGGTAAGGGTTCCAACCCTGAACCTTGTAATTGTTAGTAGTTTAGGGGCCACAACTTACCACTGTGTTaatccattaaaaaaaattgttttctttgaCTAGAGCTGGAATATAAAGGCAATAGTGAAACTTTAACAAAACGTCTACCGGAAGAGAAGAATCTATAAGATATAAGACTTTTCAATCTTATTTAGAGGCCACAACTAACCACTGTGTTAACCCATCAACTATAATCTAACTTAGTCAACCTTTAATTCCTCTTTCAATTTCgggttttcttcttcatcttcttctttgattGTACCTTTGTTGTTGTTTTCCTGTAAAAAAGTTTCCTTTTGCTATCCTTTAAGCCCCATTTTTTTCATCCTTATCTTCTCTGTTTCAATTTCATCAATTTTAAATCCTTTCATTCTTTTAGTATAATAGAATTTTTGGGTTTTCCTTGGTCTTCTATCAATTGATGTTTCCTACTTGATTACACGTATGAAGATAATAATTtggtttttgtttccttttgtttttttATACAATGTTACTTAGAATTGAAGGCTTGTTGTCTACGTTAGTGGCCGCAACAGtgtcatttttcttcagttggctcatGTTTAATTGGTTACAGATTTGTTGGATTATCCTAATTGAAGTGGTGCATCATTATTTGACTACAGTCCGGTGGTTGTTATTTATTGATAAATGGTCTCTTCAGATTGGCTTTGAGCACTTTTAATTCTCTACATCACACACcatctccatctgccacaacACCTGTTGCGAATTGGTACTGCTCACCTTCTCTAATTTTCATACACAACAGTACTTATCAACAAACTTATATCAATCCCATAACACTCACCTGCTTCTACCCCTCTACAAATATGTTTTTGCTCACTAAATTTCTTTTTTCCTTAAGTTCTTTCTTCTTTTGGTTTCACCTGAATAATTCCATGTCTAATAATATTAACAACATATCTAGTCAAATGGAATATGTTCATTTGAAAGATCAACCTACTAGAGCTAGAGTGGTTCCTTATTTTACTACTGCTCTAAGTCAAGGTATTAGGGATTGGAAAATATGTTTAAAAGGCAAATTATTTGCTCCTAGAATCATGTTGTCGCAGAATGCTGAAAAGGCTGCTAAATACTTATGGCCTCATCTCAAGCGTAATAAGCAGTGGCAGTTGATGGTAAGATCTCTAGATACCAACATTTTT
The nucleotide sequence above comes from Papaver somniferum cultivar HN1 chromosome 8, ASM357369v1, whole genome shotgun sequence. Encoded proteins:
- the LOC113303238 gene encoding protein OPI10 homolog — its product is MFGVVFPNRSFPIDISTFSQIDTFHWILDMNTFVGEAYDDIREICIFLLNGLSLPPDKALAVYIQSPGSPFVFGGAITVSRPSAVFSLSWPQPGAHMQLTASDSPPLSAKIGVSVEDFSSLPSLDVVAEKRIEHLALKVGENLFNFMQSFCGVDGSKLVVPMDILDRWFKKFQERAKRDPSYLKGFVL